CGAGGCGCGCCCGGTCTTCATGGCCTCGGCCGCGGGCGGCATGGAGATCGAGCAGGTGGCCGCCGAGAATCCCCAGGCCATCCTCAAGGAGCACGTGGACCCCAGCGTGGGCTTCCAGGCCTTCCAGGCGCGCAAGCTGGCCTTCGGGCTGGGGCTGGGCGGGGCGCTGATCAACCAGGCAGTGCAGTTCATGAGCGCGCTCTACCGCGCCTTCGAGCAGACCGATTCGTCGCTGGCCGAGATCAATCCCTTCATCACCACCAAGGACGGCAAGCTCTACGCGCTCGACGCCAAGATCAACTTCGACGACAACGCGCTCTTCCGCCATAAAGAGCTGCGCGAGTTGCGCGACATCACCGAGGAAGACCCTCTCGAGGTCGAGGCCTCGAAGTACGGGTTGAACTACATCAAGCTCGACGGCAACGTGGGCTGCATGGTGAACGGCGCCGGCCTGGCCATGTCCACCATGGACATCATCCAGTACGCCGGCGGGCGCCCGGCCAACTTCCTGGACGTAGGCGGCGGCGCCAACGCCGAGCAGGTCACCCACGCCTTCGAGATCCTGCTTAGCGACCGGCACGTGAAGGCGGTGCTGATCAACATCTTCGGGGGCATCCTGCGCGTGGACACGCTGGCCAACGGCGTGGTCGAGGCCGCGCAGAAGACCCACATCCAGTTGCCCATCGTGCTGCGCCTGGAGGGCACCAACGTGGAGCAGGGTCGCAAGATCCTGAAGGAGTCCGGGCTGAACTTCATCGTGGCCGAGACCATGAAGGACGCGGCGGAGAAGGTCGTGGCCGCGGCCAAGGGAGCGTAGCCGAGTGAGCATCCTGATCGACAAGTCGACCAAGGTGATCGTGCAGGGGCTGACCGGCAAGGAAGGCACCTTTCACGCCAAGGCCTGCGCCGACTACGGAACGAAGATCGTGGGCGGAGTGACGCCGGGCAAGGGCGGCACCACTCACGAAGGCTGGCCCGTCTTCAACACCGTGCAG
This sequence is a window from Terriglobales bacterium. Protein-coding genes within it:
- the sucC gene encoding ADP-forming succinate--CoA ligase subunit beta, with product MKIHEYQAKGILAKYGVPVPRGEMAATREEAEAAARKLFAAGAQGVVVKAQIHAGGRGKGGGVKLAKSVEEASEIASKILGMTLVTHQTGPEGRIVRRLLIEETLPIERELYLGIVIDRTEARPVFMASAAGGMEIEQVAAENPQAILKEHVDPSVGFQAFQARKLAFGLGLGGALINQAVQFMSALYRAFEQTDSSLAEINPFITTKDGKLYALDAKINFDDNALFRHKELRELRDITEEDPLEVEASKYGLNYIKLDGNVGCMVNGAGLAMSTMDIIQYAGGRPANFLDVGGGANAEQVTHAFEILLSDRHVKAVLINIFGGILRVDTLANGVVEAAQKTHIQLPIVLRLEGTNVEQGRKILKESGLNFIVAETMKDAAEKVVAAAKGA